A stretch of DNA from Arachis hypogaea cultivar Tifrunner chromosome 19, arahy.Tifrunner.gnm2.J5K5, whole genome shotgun sequence:
ATGAAAATCTTCTGAAATGTGCATCTTCAGTAATTACTGACCTACTGGAGGAAACAACTTTGGATTTGGTACTGTCTCTGCTTCATTCTGATCAACTAAAACTGAAACAAAAGATTGAGGTACTGGATTCATTGTTCACTACTGAGGGGGTTTCTGTCCTTGAAGGTCCAATTTTTGCTGATTGTAACATAGCATGGGTTAGTGAGATCTTCTGCAGTTCCTGTGAAGGTATGAACAGAGCAAGAATACTAATCATAAGCCGAGTTGCATTGTTCATTAACTTCCTCAGGTATTCGTTTAGGCTTGATGAAGATATCAAAGTGTCGATAGTTCAGAAGCTCCATTGGATCTTGGATATCTTAAGTGAGGAAGATGTGTACTGTCACATGCTTGTTTTGCAACTTCCTTTACTGTATGGATCTGGAAAGACTGCACATCTGGTGTGGCAGCCTATGTTTAGTTCCCTCTTGCAAGCATTCAAAACCTTCATGATTGTGATCTGTTCAAGTACAGCTTGGGGAGAGTTGGAGTCTTTCTTATTAGAGAATTTCTTTCATCCGCATTTCCTTTGCTGGGAGGTTATTATGGAATGCTGGTGTTTTGTGCTGCGACATGCTGAAACACAGATGGCAAGTAGCATCATTACCAAGCTATGTTCATTACTTAAGGTGCTAGCATCCTCAAAATCAGTTTTCCTTTCTTATTCTTCCTTCCGAAAGTTGGCAAGATCAATATGCTTGCTTCTTACACATGGCGCAGAATCAATGGTTAACCAAGTGTACATGTCCCTTGTGGGAGATGGGAGATCACAGTCTTCACTAGTTCTGTGTTTTTCTCTGTTAACTGAAGGTTTTCCATTTGATTTACTGACAGATGAATTGAGAAACAATTCCATACAAAGAATTTTGTCTGATTATTTTGACTTCATCGACAACTTTGATGAAACAACATTGTTGGGATGCCCTTCTGGTTTGTTCGGCATTCCAGTTTTTATTCTTTCTGCTTGCCTGCAATCTCTGTGAGTATTTCATTTCCACTAGATTCCGttgtttaatttttcatttattattagttacacacacacacatttaACAAATAATTCGTTTCTCTTTCACTGAACCAGGATGTTATACAGCTTTAACACTATTCTTGCCATTTTCTGCAGCCAGGTTGGACTATCTGATATTGATGCAAGGACCTTAAAATTTTTGGTTTCAATCACTTGTAACTATAAgagttcagaagacaaagcaatCAAGGATCAATGTCTACGGCTTTTCAGCGAAACTCTAGGGATCATCTCATATCTGAAGCATTTGTATGCATCAAATGATATTGGACAAGTCATCAAGGCAGTTGAAAATATCTTTATCTCTGACTCTGAGCCTCCTGCAAATTTATACATATGCAAACCGAATTTGGCTCATTTCATGTCAGGACTTATACACATGGAAATGTTGGAAAGCGATGATGATGCAAAGAGCCGTGCTGCTTGGGAATTATATCACTTTCTTCTGAGAGAGCGGCACTGGGCATTCATTCACTTGGCAATGACAGCATTTGGATATTTTGCCGCTCGCACAAAGTGCAATCAGCTATGGAGGTTTGTTCCACAAGATGCAGCACTTGCATATGATATAGTTTCAGGAGTGGAGGCAAACAAGGAGAGATTCATGGCTGCATTCAGAACATTTCTTAATAAGGAAACAGCTCTTCTCACTGTTGCACCTTGCCCTGATCAGCTTGAGTTGCTGATAAGAGAAGGTCTTATGTTGAAACAGATGGTTCGTAAGTTTTCAGCCATTGCTGAAGAGAGACAGCGATTCGAGAGCATGGAAATCGATGACAAGAACCaatcaaataagaaaagaaaacttCCAGATGGAATTAGCAGAGGAGTGGAATTGCTGAAAAGTGGTTTGAAGATTCTTGGGGATGGTCTTTCCCAGTGGCAACCAAATCAATTTGACACCAATGAACTGCATGTCAAGTGTATGACTCAGATTTCTCAACTTGAAGATGTCATTAGTCACTTTGAGGAATTAGCTGGAAGCAGTGAGGTACAATAATCTTTCAGATATGCTGATGTTGATTACTCATCAATTCGGGTTCCATGCAACAAAATCTTATCAATCAAACACATGACAGATCAGCCTATCTGGCTTCTTTAGAACAAAACAAAAAGGTACCTCCTTATCCCCTATCTAGTActtgatgttttttttttgtagcaCTCATACTCTTTAAGTATATCAACAGCAGGTGATGTAACATCAGAATACAGAACTAATGTATTATGTTCTTGTAAAGGCTTGTGGCAATGCAAAATGGCGCAAGTAAAATGTAACCATGAGAGTTTAATCTCACTGACTGGTCCAAGAAACCTAGTGGTGAGGAAAATGCAGTATGGCAATAGTAGGATTATCAAGAAAGAGGGAGAATAGAGGGGGAATTTGAGAAAAGAATCGGAAGAGAAAATAATTTGTGAGGGGAAACTCCAGTCATATTtcatataatttcaattatattgaATATATAAGTACTAATTTTATAACTAAGCCCAATTTTCCttgttggactttatttcatATTGAGGTTAGAAGGTATTGCAAACAAAGTTACAAGTTCTTTGGCAAACCTTACAAATTATCGAAATCTCTACATGTAGGAGTAGACAAAGCATTACTATTATAAGACAAACCCCAAAGGTTGGTGTTTGGTGATATTAAAAATCACATACTGATGACTTCTCAGGAAGATGCCAACGCCTTCTCTATGATAGATTTTATAGTAGCTGACATTTTCTCCCTATCAGGGAAGTTTTCTTTGATCACTGTGACATTCTTGAAATTATTGAACCATGAATGCAAGAGAGGGAACTTCTCAGCATCTCTGACCTTCACTTCATTCACATCTTCTATAATGCCTAAAACTTTGAAAAGTGACCCAAAAGCTATGTCCACAATATTAATAGTGTCCCCACCAAAGAATTTTCTCTTATCACCTAGGCATCGATCTTCAATAACTTTGAGATGTTCCCAGATCTTCTCTATTGGGTTCTCTTTTTCTTCACCAGCACCGCATTTGAAGTAGAGTGCCGCAAATAATGCAGGAACCTGTAAACATTTATTCCATCATTCTTGACATTTTGAACCGATAATATAAATTCAATCTTACAGATTATGTGTTTCGAAAAACTTACCATTTGATCAGCATAGTTAACCCAAAACCTTGCTTGAGCTCTCTCATACGGATCATGAGGAACCAATGAATTATGTGGCCATATCTCATCAATATATTCAACAATGATCATGGATTCACATATGGGTTTTCCAGAATGAACAAGCACTGGAGCCTTCTTATACACAGGGTTGTATTCAAGAAGTTCAGGACTCTTGTTGACCCAGTCTTCCTCTATGTTCTCATATGCTATACCCTTCAGCTTTAGGGTCCATACCACCCTCATAGTAAAGGGGCTGAACCAAAACCCATGTAACTTCAAATCTTCCATTATTGTGATTTATGTTGTGTTTTGTCTCACCTCGCTCATGCACATCTTATTAAGTAGTGATCTGGCTTGTTCAACAAGTTCAAACCTAAGAAGTTtaataaaatatctcaggtgGTAGTAATGGTCAAAATGAATCAAAATACAAGTTTTTAGAGCTTAAAATATTAAATGTTCAAAATATATTTAAGAAAAATAGATTTCAATggatttagttaattatttaattaaatagtatcttaaagaattttgattattttaatgcAATAAAGCAGGCTAAATTTGAGTGCTTATTATTAAGAttcttttgtaaaaaaaaaagagaaaaaaattccaTGATTTTGCTTGCTGTCGTAAGTGCTTGCATCAAGTATTTCGATTTCTGCAAACCCAGATTTAAGAAGAGATATGTTCTCCAAACAATCACATAACAGTTGATATTATGATATATATCACTTTAAATATGGTAAATTCTTTgctgtttataaaatatttaaaataaataaaataagacttacttttttattttgaatcttatgagtaaattttaaatactatagaaaacacttttaaatatttttttttggttgccAAACATTCATTCaagtctaaaaaaaaaaaataaaaaaaataaaacattcatTATTTACGTTTTTTTCCAAATTGAGATACTTATGTATTTCTGTATTAAGGGTACCAGTGGAACGAGAAATTAGTATAGAacaataagaaaatatttttatttagaaaatataaaaagttaaaactaagaacagaaatctgaattttatgtTTAAAGTCAGATTTAGAAAAACTTATGCTTTCTTTTTCATTAATTTATGAAACTAAAAAGgaacaattaatattttttaaaatttatttaaattattctttAATTCATTACTaaggttttttattttgaaaaaataatctaAGTATATATCAAaccttttgaatttgattgtgttgtttgttatttcaaattttgaaaaattctaaatttgagattatatatcattttaaaaggttatgtatatattttttagaaataagCATTTTTGataatactttaaattttaatgaattaaagaataatttttaataaattttgaaaaaaactaTTAATTCTTAAGTTTTAGTttcataagtttataaaaattcaatcttttctaattttaaactaaaacacaaaaaaaaaaaaaagaaagttctTTCCTTTGAAAGCCATATGGATTCAGTACCTAGTGCCCACTGCctactaaggtagcgtttgttttgaggtattgagacagagactgagagactgaaacttagtatcatgtttgttgattcagagactggtattaaaatttctgtctctgtccctaaaattttagtatttcagtacctccaaaaagtagggacacaggagactaaaatttttagagatagagactgaaattttaataacgttttatacctaaaatacctttatttcaattaattaatttcaattttatcctttgtacaaattaaattataattttattcttgttttaatttttgtctcccattttgtaccaaacaaaatattaaaatttatttcaatctctgtctcttagtctctgtctctcagtcttagTCTTTCTGTCCCTGTTTCTCCACCAAACGTTACCTAAGGGTTTGAGAGTCTCTGCCACCTAGGGTCTGAGAGTTTCTTTTTGTGAATGTATATATTGAGAGATTTAAAAGTGAGAAATCAATTCTTATTTATCACAAACATCTTAATTTACTAAATGGCGGGCTGAAGAAACTTGAAAAAATCAAAATCTAAAACTCCTTGGGTCAGATGAAGAGGAAATTGTATGTTTGGGAAGGAGGATGTGCGATTAAGGATTAAAATTGTACCAGGAGTTTAGTGGAAAAATTCATGGCAGATAAGGGATTTAATGCTGGTACAGTGGAGGCAGCGTTCAATACTATCTGGAACCAACTAGAGGGTTTCAGGATAAAGTCTCATGGTGATAATGTCTTTCAGTTTTTCTTTACTAAGGAGGCTGATATGATTAGAGTGAAAAGAGGTCCTCATGACTTTTTAAGCAATTTATAATCAACCTAAAGAGATGGAGTCCTACAATGAGAATAGAAGAGGAGGATTATACATGTATCCCGATTTGGGTACAACTTTGGGGTATGCTAAAATATTGCAAGACAAAGGAggcaactagaaaaataaaagggAAGGTTGGAGAAGTTATAGAGGCAGAGACCTTTTCAATGAAGGGAAAAGAAGACAGAATTTTAAAGGTCAGAGTGCTACTTGATGTCACTAAGACCCTGAAACAGAGTATCAAATTATCAGCCCTGATTGAATTGTTTATACATTGCTCTGAGGTATGAGAGGATATGGATTTATTGCTCGGTTTCATAGGCCATAACACAAGAAATTGTAGCAACTATATAGATGCATAAGCAGATCAACAAACAATGAAAGAAAGATGGATGGCAGACTTGGAAGTAGATCAATTTGGATGGAAATTAGAAGAACAGAAGGAGAATATAAATCATTAACAATAGAAGAGAACTAGGAACTACCCAACCAAAAGAAAAAGCCCACACCAGTCAATCTACTTAAATCCTTTGCAAATCTATTAGTTTCTGAAAACAATAACAAACTAAACACCTGACCTTTCATCGAACCAATCGCCACAAAATAGAATCATATCCCTACCATCACACCATTCCTACACCCAAGAAATTAATCCTCTACATACAAAATCACCACAAATCGATCTCATTAACCATAACCAATCAATAACACAAACCaattaaattatcaaatattCTGACCAGCAACCACACATCACATTCCAAACTAAAATTCAATATAGCCAAAACCAACCTTATCAACCACAGGAGAATAAGGGAGAGTTTTTGCATGAGAAGTTTTCAGAAACTAGCAACCAAAAGCCATAAGAAAACGAAACTTAAACATCCAGCCAGTAGTATGGAGGTTGAGGGCAATGTAGAAAGCATTGTTGGCGTTAAAAGGACCTCGGAGCAAAGGggcaaaaatgagaaaaatgataatattgaAAGTTTAGAGATAATTAATGCTGAAAGGGAGAAGGGTGCCATCCCCAACTTGGCAATCCAACGGCCATGAAGATGATCATGTGGAACTGCTGGGGTTTGGAAAAACCCTGGCAGTTCACAACATCAAAGGGATGAGGATATCCCATTCCCCCAAGGTGCTGTTCCTTTGCGAAATAAAATAGCAGCCCTCGTTTGTGGAAAGACAGTTGCAATAGAGTGGTTTTCCAAAGTTCTATCATGTAGAATCGGTTAGATTGGCGGGAGAATTAACACTAGCATGGGTATAGGAGATGAATGTGGAGGTTATAAGGGGAGAGGGCTTTTGTGTAGTTTTTACTATCACTAATCCAGAGAGAAATATATGATGGAATGTGATTGGAGTCCACTTTCATAGTGCAGATCATATTCGAGTAACACAATACGAGGTGTTGCTGGAAATTATTGCTTCTCTGGATGaaagatatttaattattaaacatTTCAATACATTTTCAGCAAACCATGAAAAGGAAGGAGGTAGAGAAAAATCTCCCCAATCCATTATTCATTTTCAAGACTTTATCAATAGTGGACAATTAGTAGATATGGGATCATAGGTGGAAAATTCACTTGGTAGAACAGAAGTTGCCAAGACAGGGCAATCCAGGAGAGATTGGATAGGGGGTTGATTTCTATGACACTAAGAGAGGAATATCCAGCTAGAACCATCACCCGTTAGGAGGATACAGCATCAGACCATAAGCCCCTTCTAATATGTGTTAGTCGAAGCTCTACAAAGAGTAAGTGCATATTTCGTTTTCAAGAACGATGGTGTCGAATGGAGAAAGTAAATGAAATAGTGATTGATGCATGGAAGATAACTGTGACCGATTCCTTAATGTTTAgattattttagaaattaaagcAGTGTAGGCAGGAAATAGTCAAATGCAAGCTTTCGGtgcaaataattcaaagaaaGAGATGGGAAGACTTGAGTCAGCACTAGCAGCAGCCAAGGAACAACCATCAACCATAGACAAGGTGTAATACTCTCACTACTAGAATGTCACGCTTTCGGCTgcaccactctgatagcaagaagtattatgactactttatatacttaatattaaaataggagcctttgacttGACACCGTGTGGCTGATTTCTTTAAAAACCGGAAAAATACTTTATCTTgaaaacaaacaagcatatatttatatacaagacttcttacataaGTAGCTTATAactataatatacatataaaatatacaactcctatccctcttataatattataataataaaggcgagaaaaaatatataacatatatatacaaacaGAACAACATATCTAAGTACTTAACTAAAACTCCACAAGCTTTTTCGTCCGTCCTAAAAAGATAAAGTTGTAAGGgaggtgagaacatcgtcctcgctaGTTCTTAGTAGAGGATTttaaagaattgttataagaagatattttaaataaaactgtTTTCAGTTGCAGTGAACGTTAGTTCATTATCCAAATTTAAAActtatatttttctaataaaaattcgCACAAAACAGCACTCCATACATTTCATCGCTTACTAAGAAACCATTTTAAACAAGCTTACCACTGAGCTAACCAATCCTGGCCTCTGGCCCAAATCAAATCAATCAActtggcctccggcccaattcaaaacatatcacTGCTATCATCAATCCACCACCAATACTTCAAAATAGAAATCAATCACAAGCACAAACAAATACAAGGCAAACACATTTTaagaacagttacagcaagtatcaCAGTTACTAGTTAAACAAAATTCATTAGATAGGCAATCCAAAACACTTAAGTAcacccaaacaaagcaaacaaatgcaatATGATGGATACCTGTTCTACggccgatgagtctcatctgtcggttatatagccaaactcGATATGTTCAATAGCAAACCCTGGATTGAACACCAAACATTGAGCAAGTGGGACAACGctgcaacccttgcatcttacctgtGTACCCGAAGCAAGGGGACCACCTCATCCCTGCCTCTTACCCAGGTGGTGTTACAGTTCTCAACCTGGAGTAAGCGACAACAAaactcaacccttgcatcttacccggagtCTCGAACTCTTATCCGGAgtaagtggataacaccactacATCTTACCCGGAGTCTCAGTGGATAATGCCACCGTCTCTTACCCGGTCACACATATCtcaatcaaattcaatttctttttcaaatctattCCCAATATCATTTAATTCAATTTCATAATTCAAACTCagttttcatcattcttctttcTCATCTCTTTCTCAGAGTAAGTGGATAACGCTACTGCCTCTTACTCGGGGTTACATGTCTCATTCATTTACAAATCATCGTTTTCGTATTTTCTCAACCACAattaattcttttctaaataaggcaaaactcaaaacataatcctcttttgaataactcaaaatcaaattatataattcttaaaatccaAATCTTCTAAATAATCACTTCAAACAAAACTTTTtcgatttttataaaaatttcggcagcacctcctctAAAACTTAGACTTTGTCACCCTTTTCGGATCCTAATCAAACCATTCCTCAACCATATTCCAACGGGTTGAAAACCAAATCATTTCTCAATAAAACATATATTCAGATTTTCTAATTGTCAAATCATTTTGATGTCTAACAATGTCAAAATGAAAACAATTCATTTTCCATAACTCAAAACATATCCAATTCTCAGAATCATTTCTGACAAATCAAACAAACCAATTCCAGGAAACCAATCCAACAATGACCAactaatgcgtgagcatcttttctattttttcttagtgaatttgcatttgaattgttaagtttaatcaagatttaaatactttttagccactatgaatgctactttaagttgtgtgcaattctgtttatttcaggtaacattcggatggatttgagagagttttatagaaaaagaggaagaaaatggaTGATGTTGTCAACTCTGACCTCATTGCACTCTAACggacataacttgagttacatagGTCCAATTGACGCGGtttcaatggcattggaaagctaacttctaaagttttccaacgatatataatagtatacacttcttctccaatctGTACGACCatgttggcgcctaacttggaaaatcccaagttagGCACCGGATGAAGCAATTACACTCCAAAGTGTGCTGTCAAGGCCACGCCTAACTTCAATATCTTAAAGCTAGGCACCAGTTCAAAGGGAAACGTTGGTCCCCATGTTTCCTCAAAGGCTAGCTCGAAGATTCCATTTAATTTTGGTTAAaaacttttactttaatttcaaatagaaaaagatattatttagttttggaaaacatattttacattaattaggattagataaaagggaaaagattcagcccttcgTGCTCCCTTTTCTTTTACACACCTCATTCTACAGTTTACTGTttttctgaatcctagttttctctctgagccatgagcaactaaacctccactgttaatgttaggagctctgtttattctatggattaatgttgttacttttctattttaattaatgtattgatttcaattttaagaatttgttttcgttcttcatcataAGGATTTGGGTAGATCGGAAAAATAACCcctattctaattgagttcttgtaaaccttggaaaaacaatttacttgaacaacaacttgaaaataatttctcctaaatcactaatttatctggacttaacgggatatgtgacatataatctttttatatttggataattaggatttctgtggctaATGAACTAGAATTGAATCtcaccctctaattgaaattaagtgaccaagacattgACGGTTAACTagattagaggagactaaattactaaggaattagggtttagttacttatagtttgccatgaattgaatcttgcatgattaaaatagttggtaaaaaATAGAAATCTGGAAGATAAACAACTCTGAAACCTGAACTGTTTTTTCATATATACTTCACATCAATTTACTGTTTGCTTTTGTTTCTGTGAATTACTGTTTTATGCTTTATAACactaaaacactcttttctgcttgtctaactacgTAAATCACTTAATcgttgttgcttagtccatcaattctcATGGGATCGATCCTCGCTCatctaaggtattacttggtacgacccagtgtacttgccggttagtttgtggacatTCAAATTTCGCACCACCAACTCAAAAAACTAAAACAACAAATCAGAATAACCAACTCAAAAAACTAAAACAACAAATCAGAATAACCAACTTTCTcaataattcaataaatcaatTAGATAAATAATCACATTCATCCAAGCAGTTCTATTTGATTCATAAAACACACCTAaccataaaaaatagttttttcatACTATTATCGACTTATAACAACTCTTGAAAGTACAATAAATTTAAGAAAATGGCCCTTCCTCGTTCGTGACTCAATTACGCGACAAAACTCCGTTTTCTCTTGGCCTGAAATGGCGGCAGACGCAACCTCAGTTCTAAACCACTTTTGCAGCAACCAcagcaactctaatcgcaacaataataatcaaaactcaatcttatagcaattaacgccacaaaATCTCAACGACATATATCAAAATAGCGATAAAGAACTTTCGGAGCAAAACAACTCACCGCACAAAGAAAGGAACTAAGAACAAAGCGGTGGCAGCTCTAGCAGTGATTTTGACTACACCCGCACAATACCCGGTGATCATTCAGCGGACCTGACGGTGGCTGGCCCTCAGTAGCGGTGCGACAGTAGCGATTCCAACTCCTCCTCATTGCATGCTTTCCCTTTAAAGCCCTTCAACGGCAACTCGACGGATCTGACGGCAACGGGATCTTTGGCGGCGGTAGGACGCGACGGGGACGAGTTAACACGACGAAAGGTGGTGACAGCGATCCGTCTCCCTCACGACGCCGTGAACTCGCTCTCTCTTCCTCCAGTGACTTTGACGACGGCGCGTGGAGAAGGCAGCGGCAGAAGCGAAGCAGCTCGGCGATGACGCGACGGCAGAACGAGGCCTAGCGGCGCCGTTGTGGTCCCCTTCTGCCCCTTTCTCATTCCCTTCTCCTTCTTCCCCTCTGCTCAGTCGGATCTCTCTCTTTCCGCATGTGTTGTGTTGGTGTGCTCTGTGTGTTGTGTTGAAGATGGGGGGTTGGTTTGGCGGCTAGGGTTtaggaaaattagggttagggttgtgttttagggatttagggttttgatttgggaattaggattTAGATAAAGTATTAGTTAAAAATCAAATTCAAtccaatataattaattttaggaatactatatttttttaacttataaattatttttaattaagtacTTTAATTTAAGATTagagataaataaacaaaatttcttttaatttataaaaattaatcaaaactttcaattatttaaatttaaattgtataaaattctcgttattttcaattactaaaactttaaatcctTAAATGAAAATactcaattattttaaaaaattttataaatgctaataaattttaaactcaaagtatcataaaaatttaatttaattacttttagaagAAATAATtctctttaaataatattatcaacaaatataataaattataaataacttactatttaatttcaaaaaatgtgGGTCTTATACAAGGACCAAATCCTTAAAATTAAAGACGAATTGGCTGCAGCCATCATCAATGAAGAACGATTTCGGAAAGAAAATCAGAACTAATTGGCTTAGATGGGAAGATCAACATACACGATTTTTTCACTCTAAAAATCAAGCTTGAAAAATGAGAAACAAGATAtggaagttgaaagatgagaatGGAACTGGTGCATTTCCAAGGAAACAATTAGAACCTGTGCGCAGAAGTACTATGAGAATCTATTTTCGGCCAGCCCTACTCGTGATCCATTTAAACTATTGGATGGTATTGGAAGGAAGTTGACAGTAGGGATGAACCAGATTTTAGTTAAACCAGTTTTCAAAGAAGAGATTAAAAGAGAAGTTCTTCCTGTTGATCTAGAAGCAGTACCGGTTGATGATGGGTTCACAATAAAATTCAACTAATATTATTGGGATATAATCAAGGTTGATGTTGTTCCAGCAGTGAAGCAATTTTTTTTGGGGGGTGGGGGATTTTTAAGGGGTTTAATCATACACAAATTTGTTTAATTCCAAAAATTTCTA
This window harbors:
- the LOC112776229 gene encoding uncharacterized protein, which gives rise to MAEGNRFQTILDSIKSSETVEDRIQLFNDLVTLEMNGASDSECTSLVKCLTTFWEDFTCLDVTQCMLNGSILQVALKHMDICLSGCMPQILSLGAKASVWCGKHLKMSLLSTEESQEEEHSSVFYKLLLEILMFTASTFSALLKFLDFGDKELMIVVETFTIEALNLTKDSISEAKKIQSFGPDILKVAHTLIDAVIKLCKVRSELVNWDTSDANVSSLDRPTDVKHAINITKCAVDKLSQIGVIAANDGGNSVNILNVSWKGVVSLLQTGGGRFADMNVTNIVLTLLALITEPLKCAAESWSSSLKETVSVTEAKRVFVPVKFFLINAVKICSMYPHQAYTVYKEITHSVLMITSFRIFIGNENLLKCASSVITDLLEETTLDLVLSLLHSDQLKLKQKIEVLDSLFTTEGVSVLEGPIFADCNIAWVSEIFCSSCEGMNRARILIISRVALFINFLRYSFRLDEDIKVSIVQKLHWILDILSEEDVYCHMLVLQLPLLYGSGKTAHLVWQPMFSSLLQAFKTFMIVICSSTAWGELESFLLENFFHPHFLCWEVIMECWCFVLRHAETQMASSIITKLCSLLKVLASSKSVFLSYSSFRKLARSICLLLTHGAESMVNQVYMSLVGDGRSQSSLVLCFSLLTEGFPFDLLTDELRNNSIQRILSDYFDFIDNFDETTLLGCPSGLFGIPVFILSACLQSLQVGLSDIDARTLKFLVSITCNYKSSEDKAIKDQCLRLFSETLGIISYLKHLYASNDIGQVIKAVENIFISDSEPPANLYICKPNLAHFMSGLIHMEMLESDDDAKSRAAWELYHFLLRERHWAFIHLAMTAFGYFAARTKCNQLWRFVPQDAALAYDIVSGVEANKERFMAAFRTFLNKETALLTVAPCPDQLELLIREGLMLKQMVRKFSAIAEERQRFESMEIDDKNQSNKKRKLPDGISRGVELLKSGLKILGDGLSQWQPNQFDTNELHVKCMTQISQLEDVISHFEELAGSSEVQ
- the LOC112776230 gene encoding probable glutathione S-transferase, giving the protein MEDLKLHGFWFSPFTMRVVWTLKLKGIAYENIEEDWVNKSPELLEYNPVYKKAPVLVHSGKPICESMIIVEYIDEIWPHNSLVPHDPYERAQARFWVNYADQMVPALFAALYFKCGAGEEKENPIEKIWEHLKVIEDRCLGDKRKFFGGDTINIVDIAFGSLFKVLGIIEDVNEVKVRDAEKFPLLHSWFNNFKNVTVIKENFPDREKMSATIKSIIEKALASS